In a genomic window of Streptomyces pristinaespiralis:
- a CDS encoding AAA family ATPase, with product MDIGTQGSRTPADLAWVRGVDACTMGAYPQAEEEFRTAVRLDPGMADAWLGLHALRVDTSTALLHMYRSRDRFGEQRARHRRTLNSWYWLGWWVQPVLESGRDLLLAHASHWLDGRHVPELDRALAALPPVDTDPQVRFLHACRAYLVKDWEQLVRHTEPLVDDPLLGIEAGLFGGMARVRLEMYGQAEPLLSAALMRCRSEQPQRKELRYWLARAHEGTGRSAAALPLYRAVHRIDPAFMDTAARLAAIAEYDGIDVYDDSVGLAAVSLAGYGGETADVQAEGETAQGPESRFGGDTGVTVPGPAPVAPADGPRRRSATPSPSSPPRFPAGPTDPALLAQALAELERMVGLEPVKRQVKALSAQLEMARLRAVQGLPVQPPKRHFVFSGPSGTGKTTVARILGRVFYALGLLGGDHLVEAQRSDLVGEFLGQTAVKANELIDSALGGVLFVDEAYSLSNSGYSKGDAYGDEALQVLLKRAEDNRDHLVVILAGYPEGMDRLLAANPGLSSRFTTRVDFPSYRPLELTAIGGVLAADNGDVWDEEARDELRSISGHVVDQGWIDELGNGRFLRTLYEKSCAYRDLRLSGCPGPPTREDLSTLRLPDLMQAYGEVLSGRGPAGRGPQEPPFG from the coding sequence ATGGACATCGGCACGCAAGGGTCACGGACGCCGGCGGACCTGGCCTGGGTGCGTGGCGTGGACGCCTGCACCATGGGCGCGTACCCGCAGGCCGAGGAGGAGTTCCGCACGGCCGTCCGGCTGGACCCGGGAATGGCCGACGCCTGGCTCGGGCTGCACGCGCTGCGGGTCGACACCTCGACGGCGCTGCTCCACATGTACCGCAGCCGCGACCGCTTCGGCGAACAGCGCGCCCGTCATCGCCGCACCCTCAACTCCTGGTACTGGCTGGGCTGGTGGGTGCAGCCGGTGCTGGAGAGCGGGCGCGACCTGCTGCTGGCGCACGCCTCCCACTGGCTCGACGGCCGCCATGTGCCCGAGCTCGACCGGGCGCTCGCCGCCCTGCCGCCGGTGGACACCGATCCGCAGGTGCGTTTCCTGCACGCCTGCCGGGCGTATCTCGTCAAGGACTGGGAGCAGCTCGTACGCCATACCGAGCCGCTGGTCGACGACCCGCTGCTGGGCATCGAGGCCGGGCTCTTCGGCGGCATGGCCCGGGTGCGGCTGGAGATGTACGGGCAGGCGGAGCCGCTGCTGTCCGCCGCCCTGATGCGCTGCCGCAGCGAGCAGCCGCAGCGCAAGGAGCTGCGGTACTGGCTGGCGCGGGCGCACGAGGGCACCGGCCGCAGCGCGGCGGCGCTGCCGCTGTACCGCGCGGTGCACCGCATCGATCCGGCCTTCATGGACACCGCCGCCCGCCTCGCGGCCATCGCCGAGTACGACGGGATCGACGTGTACGACGACTCGGTCGGTCTCGCCGCCGTGTCCCTGGCCGGATACGGCGGTGAGACGGCCGACGTCCAGGCCGAGGGCGAGACGGCCCAGGGACCGGAGTCGCGGTTCGGCGGCGACACCGGCGTCACCGTGCCGGGACCCGCACCGGTCGCGCCGGCCGACGGCCCGCGCCGCAGATCGGCCACGCCGTCCCCGTCCTCTCCCCCGCGGTTCCCGGCCGGGCCCACCGACCCGGCCCTCCTCGCCCAGGCGCTGGCGGAGCTGGAGCGGATGGTGGGGCTCGAACCGGTGAAGCGGCAGGTGAAGGCGCTGTCGGCGCAGCTGGAGATGGCCCGGCTGCGGGCCGTGCAGGGGCTGCCCGTCCAGCCGCCGAAGCGCCACTTCGTCTTCTCCGGCCCCTCGGGGACGGGGAAGACGACCGTCGCCCGTATCCTCGGCCGGGTCTTCTACGCCCTCGGGCTGCTGGGCGGCGATCATCTCGTGGAGGCCCAGCGGTCCGATCTGGTCGGCGAGTTCCTCGGCCAGACGGCGGTGAAGGCCAACGAGCTGATCGACTCGGCGCTGGGCGGCGTGCTCTTCGTCGACGAGGCGTACAGCCTGTCCAACTCCGGTTACAGCAAGGGCGACGCGTACGGCGACGAGGCCCTGCAGGTACTGCTCAAGCGCGCGGAGGACAACCGCGATCACCTGGTCGTCATCCTGGCCGGCTACCCGGAGGGCATGGACCGGCTGCTCGCCGCCAACCCGGGGCTGTCGTCCCGTTTCACCACCCGTGTCGACTTCCCTTCGTACCGGCCGCTGGAACTGACCGCGATCGGCGGGGTGCTGGCCGCCGACAACGGCGACGTGTGGGACGAGGAGGCCCGCGACGAGCTCCGCTCGATCAGCGGCCATGTGGTCGACCAGGGCTGGATCGACGAACTGGGCAACGGCCGCTTCCTGCGCACGCTGTACGAGAAGAGCTGTGCGTACCGCGATCTGAGGCTGTCCGGCTGTCCCGGTC
- a CDS encoding uridine kinase family protein: protein MDDLDRRAAGLRTLPPSCGPVRLVAVDGHAGSGKSTFTGRLAGALGAEVPVLHLDDLATHEELFDWTGRMLSQVIEPLTRGRDAAYHPYDWNLRRFLAPRVLPAAPVVLVEGVGAGRRALRPYLAALLWMDRGAEESWARGRARDGAALSGFWDGWTAAEMRHFLSDPSAPFADALIRECPTGYEWLQMPAGTAGSHQSITHSDGLPPAF, encoded by the coding sequence ATGGACGACCTCGACCGCCGGGCCGCCGGGCTGCGCACGCTGCCACCCTCCTGCGGGCCTGTGCGCCTGGTCGCGGTGGACGGTCACGCGGGCTCGGGCAAGAGCACGTTCACCGGCCGGCTGGCCGGCGCGCTCGGCGCGGAGGTGCCCGTACTGCACCTCGACGATCTGGCCACCCACGAGGAGCTGTTCGACTGGACGGGGCGGATGCTGAGCCAGGTGATCGAGCCCTTGACGCGGGGCCGGGACGCGGCCTACCACCCGTACGACTGGAACCTCCGGCGCTTCCTCGCGCCGCGCGTGCTGCCGGCGGCGCCCGTGGTCCTGGTGGAGGGGGTCGGGGCCGGGCGGCGGGCGCTGCGCCCGTATCTCGCGGCGCTGCTGTGGATGGACCGGGGTGCCGAGGAGTCCTGGGCGCGCGGCAGGGCGCGTGACGGTGCGGCGCTCTCCGGGTTCTGGGACGGCTGGACGGCGGCGGAGATGCGCCATTTCTTGTCCGATCCTTCAGCCCCGTTCGCCGACGCCCTGATACGCGAGTGTCCGACGGGCTACGAGTGGCTCCAGATGCCCGCCGGGACTGCAGGTTCGCACCAATCGATCACGCACAGTGATGGCCTTCCCCCGGCATTCTGA
- a CDS encoding peptidase C39 family protein, whose translation MARPTSRRDVLGAALAAAATAGTLSLAAGQSAAATGTAAVPAAPSRRARPLVDNRFWSSYTDWRCGDRAGTKAVAGRRPGVVIAEPAGTTDYTDPHTGTTARWEYATWTSPVHRSRVPATEAIASWNADTPAGTWLQVELSGAYSDGSATPWFVMGRWAAGDRDIRRTSVDDQKDGRASIWTDTFSVDDAASGLRLDSYRLRLTLYRRPGTTLTPTVWRVGAMTSDIPDRFGVPASEPGLARELIVPRYSQNTHVGQYPEYDNGGEAWCSPTSSQMIIEYWGRRPSAEDLAWVNPDFEDPQVCHAARFTFDHQYEGCGNWPFNAAYAATYRDMSAVVTRLTSLTDLETLIAAGIPAITSQSFLKEELTGAGYGTAGHLMTVIGFTADGDVIANDPASPDNEAVRRVYRRAEWEKIWLRTKRYNATGKVVSGTGGVCYLYWPAHPTAAQRAALAAVGVH comes from the coding sequence ATGGCCAGACCTACTTCGCGCAGAGACGTTCTGGGTGCCGCGCTCGCGGCAGCCGCCACCGCCGGAACCCTGTCCCTCGCCGCCGGGCAGTCGGCCGCCGCGACCGGTACGGCCGCCGTCCCCGCGGCACCGTCGCGGCGCGCGCGGCCGCTCGTGGACAACCGCTTCTGGTCCTCCTACACGGACTGGCGCTGCGGCGACCGCGCCGGCACGAAGGCCGTCGCCGGCCGCCGTCCGGGCGTGGTGATCGCCGAGCCGGCCGGCACCACCGACTACACCGACCCGCACACCGGCACGACCGCGAGGTGGGAGTACGCGACCTGGACCTCGCCGGTGCACCGCTCCCGCGTGCCCGCCACCGAGGCCATCGCCTCCTGGAACGCGGACACACCCGCCGGGACCTGGCTCCAGGTGGAGCTGAGCGGCGCGTACTCGGACGGCAGCGCCACGCCCTGGTTCGTGATGGGCCGCTGGGCCGCGGGCGACCGGGACATCCGCCGGACCTCGGTCGACGACCAGAAAGACGGCAGGGCGAGCATCTGGACGGACACCTTCTCCGTCGACGACGCCGCGAGCGGACTGCGCCTCGACTCCTACCGGCTGCGCCTCACGCTCTACCGCCGGCCGGGGACCACGCTCACACCCACCGTGTGGCGGGTGGGCGCGATGACCTCCGACATCCCGGACCGCTTCGGAGTGCCGGCGTCGGAGCCGGGCCTCGCCCGCGAACTGATCGTGCCGAGGTACTCCCAGAACACGCATGTGGGCCAGTACCCGGAGTACGACAACGGCGGCGAGGCGTGGTGCAGCCCCACGTCGTCGCAGATGATCATCGAGTACTGGGGCCGCAGGCCGTCCGCGGAGGACCTGGCCTGGGTGAATCCCGACTTCGAGGACCCGCAGGTCTGTCATGCCGCCCGTTTCACCTTCGACCACCAGTACGAGGGCTGCGGCAACTGGCCCTTCAACGCCGCCTATGCCGCGACCTACCGCGACATGAGCGCCGTCGTCACCCGGCTGACCTCGCTGACCGATCTGGAGACGCTGATCGCCGCCGGAATCCCGGCCATAACGTCCCAGTCGTTCCTGAAGGAGGAGCTGACGGGAGCGGGTTACGGCACCGCCGGCCACCTCATGACGGTGATCGGCTTCACCGCCGACGGTGACGTGATCGCCAACGATCCGGCCTCACCCGACAACGAGGCGGTCCGCCGCGTCTACCGCCGTGCCGAGTGGGAGAAGATCTGGCTGCGTACCAAGCGCTACAACGCCACCGGGAAGGTGGTCTCCGGCACAGGAGGCGTCTGCTACCTGTACTGGCCCGCGCACCCCACGGCCGCCCAGCGTGCGGCTCTGGCGGCCGTCGGCGTCCACTGA